From one Mycolicibacterium sp. HK-90 genomic stretch:
- a CDS encoding TetR/AcrR family transcriptional regulator, producing MPSAKKTPARRVSPDPEKRRLQIVQAAAELIIESGSLQLTHRKIAAQAQVPLGSTTQYFATLDDIRSAAMQYLADKIDGDIAEFQKALESHGPSAVIFADMYLPQLRDRQTVRAETAFICAAVTNKDLRVHALRWFEGLVEALEPHIGRDNATAVGIFADGVTVHAALNDAPIDRDLLIGTLNALMHR from the coding sequence GTGCCTTCAGCCAAGAAGACACCCGCTCGGCGTGTGTCGCCGGATCCCGAGAAGCGTCGTCTCCAGATTGTCCAAGCCGCAGCGGAATTGATCATCGAGTCGGGCTCACTGCAACTTACTCACCGCAAGATCGCGGCTCAGGCACAGGTCCCGTTGGGGTCGACAACTCAGTATTTCGCGACGCTTGACGACATCCGATCGGCCGCCATGCAGTATCTCGCGGACAAGATCGACGGCGATATTGCCGAGTTTCAGAAGGCCCTCGAGAGCCACGGCCCGTCAGCGGTCATCTTCGCCGACATGTACCTTCCGCAACTGCGCGATCGCCAGACCGTCCGCGCCGAAACGGCATTCATCTGTGCCGCGGTGACCAACAAAGACCTACGTGTACATGCGCTGCGTTGGTTCGAGGGCCTCGTCGAGGCCCTCGAACCACACATTGGCCGGGACAACGCCACGGCCGTCGGCATCTTCGCCGACGGGGTCACTGTCCACGCGGCGCTGAACGACGCCCCCATCGATCGCGACCTGCTGATCGGCACGTTGAACGCACTCATGCACCGTTGA
- a CDS encoding NAD(P)/FAD-dependent oxidoreductase codes for MTRSFHVGQPFTTSDADIAAALEQVSIPTLLLSLVHITGDPRFIREFKQAGLFLNEVQGFMSEDDKARAREVALPVIADYRDRGCPVPDPLPAEVVREMMDWAACEPVDDDNVPLMLEELDLEGVDPRRPATLENTDGFRVVVIGCGESGVLAGVRLKHADFDFTIVEKNAGPGGTWWENSYPGARVDVANHFYCYSFEPSNHWDHFFAEQPELRQYFGDVVNRHNLEPHIRWNTEVVSAAWDGKMWNVTVRSAAGTETLRANAVITAVGQLNRPQIPDFPGRETFAGPAFHSAAWDHDVDVTGKRVALIGAGASGFQIAPAIADKVEHLTVFQRTAQWMFPNPMYHEPVADGVRWAMEHLPYYGRWYRFLLLWPGADKGLDAARVDPNYEDQGNAVSEINAIARIMFTDWITTQVGDDPELLAKVLPDYPATGKRTLQDNGSWLGTLKRDNVDLIRTPIERITPTGVVTADGQNYDADVIVYATGFRATDVLFPMTITGRDGVDLRDAWGQRPYAYRGITVPGFPNFFMTYGPGTHLAHGGSLILNSELQMRYINQCLERLITTGAKAMEPLPEPTKEWHRRSQEAIRQTVWAQPSIKHSYFKNADGEIHTVSPWRLSEYRSAINEPVWSDFTVQEA; via the coding sequence GTGACCCGGAGCTTTCACGTCGGCCAGCCGTTCACCACGTCCGACGCCGACATCGCGGCGGCATTGGAGCAGGTCAGCATCCCGACGCTGCTGCTGTCGCTCGTGCACATCACCGGCGACCCGCGCTTCATCCGCGAGTTCAAACAGGCCGGGCTGTTCCTCAACGAGGTCCAGGGCTTCATGAGCGAGGACGACAAGGCCCGCGCCCGCGAGGTGGCGCTGCCGGTGATCGCCGACTATCGCGACCGCGGCTGCCCGGTCCCCGACCCGCTGCCCGCCGAGGTGGTCCGGGAGATGATGGACTGGGCGGCGTGCGAGCCGGTCGATGACGACAACGTGCCGCTGATGCTCGAAGAACTCGACCTCGAAGGCGTCGACCCGCGTCGGCCCGCCACCCTGGAGAACACCGACGGGTTCCGCGTCGTCGTGATCGGCTGCGGCGAGTCCGGGGTACTGGCCGGGGTGCGCCTCAAGCACGCCGATTTCGACTTCACGATCGTGGAGAAGAACGCCGGCCCGGGCGGAACCTGGTGGGAGAACAGTTATCCCGGTGCCCGCGTCGACGTGGCCAACCACTTCTACTGTTACAGCTTCGAACCCAGCAATCACTGGGATCACTTCTTCGCCGAGCAGCCCGAGCTGCGCCAGTACTTCGGCGATGTGGTCAACCGCCACAATCTGGAACCGCACATCCGGTGGAACACCGAGGTGGTCTCCGCCGCGTGGGACGGAAAGATGTGGAACGTCACCGTGCGTTCGGCGGCCGGGACCGAGACGTTGCGGGCCAACGCCGTCATCACCGCCGTCGGCCAGCTCAACCGGCCCCAGATTCCCGACTTCCCCGGTAGGGAAACCTTTGCGGGACCGGCCTTTCACTCCGCAGCATGGGACCATGACGTGGATGTCACCGGCAAGCGGGTGGCCCTGATCGGCGCGGGCGCCAGCGGCTTTCAGATCGCCCCGGCCATCGCCGACAAGGTCGAGCACCTCACCGTCTTTCAACGCACCGCACAGTGGATGTTCCCCAACCCGATGTACCACGAGCCCGTCGCCGACGGGGTGCGCTGGGCGATGGAACACCTTCCCTACTACGGCCGTTGGTATCGCTTCCTGCTGCTGTGGCCCGGAGCCGACAAGGGCCTGGACGCCGCCCGTGTGGACCCGAATTATGAGGACCAGGGCAACGCGGTCAGCGAGATCAACGCCATCGCCCGGATCATGTTCACCGACTGGATCACCACCCAGGTCGGCGACGACCCCGAGCTCCTGGCCAAGGTGCTGCCGGATTACCCGGCCACCGGCAAGCGCACGCTGCAGGACAACGGCAGCTGGCTCGGCACGCTCAAACGCGACAACGTCGACCTGATCCGCACCCCGATCGAGCGCATCACCCCGACCGGCGTCGTCACCGCCGACGGGCAGAACTACGACGCCGATGTCATCGTGTACGCCACCGGTTTTCGAGCGACCGACGTGCTGTTCCCGATGACGATCACCGGGCGCGACGGCGTCGATCTTCGCGACGCCTGGGGACAACGGCCGTACGCCTACCGTGGCATCACGGTGCCAGGTTTCCCCAACTTCTTCATGACCTATGGTCCGGGGACGCACCTGGCGCACGGCGGCAGCCTGATCCTCAACTCCGAACTCCAGATGCGCTACATCAACCAGTGCCTGGAACGTCTCATCACCACGGGCGCGAAGGCCATGGAGCCCCTGCCCGAACCGACGAAGGAATGGCACCGGCGTTCACAGGAGGCGATCCGTCAAACCGTGTGGGCGCAGCCGTCGATCAAACACTCGTACTTCAAGAACGCCGACGGCGAGATCCACACCGTCAGCCCGTGGCGGCTGAGCGAATACCGTTCGGCCATCAACGAACCCGTCTGGTCCGACTTCACAGTGCAGGAGGCGTGA
- a CDS encoding serine hydrolase, whose amino-acid sequence MSGWISSGRSGPMTVVQRPMSRKEWIDVGEATRRQVILGAAAAAAAVGVAACSPTGGRVEPDAVDEASPLPEVMRNDFRRLTDAQKVRGCSVAAVTREGTVVADAWGLAREGLAMTPASTLNIGSVTKTVTATAVLQLVAAGRIDLDADVNDVLAHSRVYGPRSVRSPYHPDVPITVRHLIAHLTPIDSPIEPGPYGYSYRVGPVADPAEMGRWLHDFLTPTPRGWTYSRDNFTKAVPGQSHLYSDIAYDLAGHVVQAVTGQFFADYCRDAILRPAGMTRSDFNRDRLAESNRAHPHAWFDNGVKRGMWPDYRNLIPHDIPDDFTGHVEYAPYTSCLLADGGLRSNAFDLARWVRMWLGQGTIDGTEVLEKRWAVAALSDQVSPNILAASDAPLPMISQGFAWHRVDGDAEGVWQHAGSEFGTASYVMLDTKRGVGAAVVCNTELALEADPRATMLHQLMDVAARG is encoded by the coding sequence GTGTCCGGCTGGATCTCCTCCGGCCGATCCGGCCCGATGACTGTGGTGCAGCGGCCGATGTCCAGAAAGGAATGGATCGACGTGGGTGAGGCGACTCGGCGACAGGTCATCTTGGGTGCGGCGGCTGCCGCCGCGGCGGTGGGTGTCGCTGCGTGCTCGCCGACGGGAGGCCGTGTCGAGCCCGACGCGGTTGATGAGGCGTCGCCGCTCCCTGAGGTGATGCGAAACGACTTCCGTCGCTTGACGGATGCGCAGAAGGTGCGCGGATGCAGCGTTGCCGCAGTCACCCGGGAAGGCACAGTCGTTGCGGACGCGTGGGGGCTTGCTCGCGAGGGATTGGCGATGACGCCGGCCAGCACCTTGAATATCGGGTCGGTGACCAAGACGGTCACTGCCACCGCGGTACTTCAGCTGGTTGCCGCGGGTCGCATCGATTTGGACGCCGACGTCAACGACGTTCTTGCGCACAGCCGTGTCTATGGGCCCAGGAGTGTTCGTAGTCCTTACCATCCCGACGTTCCGATCACGGTTCGGCACCTCATCGCGCACTTGACGCCGATCGACAGCCCGATCGAACCCGGCCCCTATGGATATTCCTACCGGGTCGGACCGGTGGCGGATCCTGCGGAGATGGGCCGGTGGCTTCACGACTTCTTGACCCCGACTCCACGGGGCTGGACGTACTCCCGCGACAACTTCACGAAAGCTGTTCCAGGGCAATCGCATCTGTACTCCGACATCGCATATGACCTGGCCGGGCATGTTGTTCAGGCCGTCACGGGCCAGTTCTTCGCGGACTACTGCCGAGATGCGATTCTCCGTCCGGCGGGAATGACCCGTTCCGACTTCAATCGGGATCGCCTGGCCGAGTCAAACCGGGCACACCCGCACGCGTGGTTCGACAACGGTGTCAAGAGGGGGATGTGGCCCGATTACCGCAATCTCATTCCCCATGACATCCCCGACGATTTCACCGGCCACGTCGAGTACGCGCCATACACCAGTTGTCTGCTTGCCGACGGCGGACTGCGGTCGAACGCGTTCGATCTGGCCCGCTGGGTGAGAATGTGGCTGGGGCAGGGCACTATTGACGGCACGGAAGTGCTGGAGAAGCGCTGGGCCGTTGCCGCGCTGTCGGATCAGGTCTCGCCGAACATCCTGGCCGCATCCGATGCTCCGCTGCCGATGATTTCCCAGGGTTTCGCCTGGCATCGGGTGGACGGCGACGCCGAGGGGGTTTGGCAGCACGCTGGAAGCGAGTTCGGTACGGCCTCGTATGTGATGCTCGATACCAAGCGTGGGGTAGGGGCGGCGGTGGTGTGCAATACCGAACTGGCGCTGGAAGCTGACCCGCGCGCCACGATGTTGCATCAGCTCATGGATGTCGCCGCCCGAGGGTGA
- a CDS encoding HAD family phosphatase yields the protein MTTVITASRPSDLEPDADVRALLFGWDGTLFDTPDFNYSVLHKTLAAHGAAIDQRWFDEHRDLPIVDLVTRACKRSSVTADPHTIITQRNRLAERSSTRVRPNTLLHNVIHKHHRALPVGVVTGSDRATVHTAMRAFRLDVTVSVAVTRDAVIRGMPHPDGHLLACRRLGLPPTVVQVYEATDNGIRAARAAGVAQIVDVRPLLRSTRPVSHDPAHLLDFARRWEPYGGPPAEDIMIQFGLTPRAFTERVAQMR from the coding sequence TTGACCACTGTCATCACCGCTTCCCGGCCGTCGGATCTGGAGCCGGACGCAGATGTACGTGCCCTCTTGTTCGGCTGGGATGGAACGCTTTTCGATACCCCCGACTTCAACTACAGCGTCCTGCACAAAACCCTCGCCGCGCACGGCGCCGCCATCGACCAACGCTGGTTCGACGAGCATCGCGATCTGCCGATCGTCGACTTGGTCACCCGCGCCTGCAAACGCTCGTCGGTGACGGCCGATCCGCACACGATCATCACCCAACGTAATCGGCTGGCCGAGAGATCCTCCACCAGGGTTCGGCCGAATACTCTCCTACACAACGTGATCCACAAGCATCACCGCGCACTCCCCGTCGGGGTCGTCACCGGGTCCGACCGGGCGACAGTCCACACCGCGATGCGCGCGTTCCGTCTCGACGTCACCGTGAGCGTCGCCGTCACCCGCGATGCCGTGATCCGGGGCATGCCGCACCCGGACGGCCACCTGCTCGCATGTCGTCGCCTCGGGCTCCCGCCAACCGTCGTGCAGGTGTACGAGGCGACCGACAACGGCATCCGAGCCGCCCGTGCGGCCGGCGTGGCACAGATCGTCGACGTCCGCCCCCTACTGCGATCGACCCGACCGGTCAGCCACGATCCGGCGCACTTATTGGACTTCGCCCGGCGATGGGAGCCCTACGGCGGACCACCCGCAGAAGACATCATGATCCAATTCGGCCTCACACCAAGGGCTTTCACCGAACGCGTCGCACAGATGCGCTAG
- the lysE gene encoding L-lysine exporter, with amino-acid sequence MASPVLIGFLTTMALIAAIGAQNAFVLRQGIRGEHVVAVIALCTVSDLILIAAGIAGVGAVITAHPDAMTVMKIGGAAFLIGYGVLAARRAFRPSTLNPSERTPARLAEVLATCLALTWLNPHVYLDTVVLLGSLANEHHEQRWLFGAGAVAASALWFTGLGLGARRLAGLFATPMTWRILDGIIAVMMVALGVSLALS; translated from the coding sequence ATGGCTTCACCCGTGCTCATCGGATTCCTGACCACCATGGCGTTGATCGCCGCGATCGGCGCGCAGAACGCCTTCGTGTTGCGCCAAGGCATCCGTGGCGAGCATGTGGTCGCCGTCATTGCCCTGTGCACGGTCTCCGATCTGATTCTGATCGCCGCCGGCATCGCCGGCGTGGGCGCCGTCATCACCGCGCACCCCGACGCCATGACCGTCATGAAGATCGGCGGCGCGGCGTTCCTGATCGGCTATGGCGTCCTCGCCGCCCGCCGCGCCTTCCGACCGTCGACCCTCAACCCATCCGAACGCACCCCGGCTCGCCTGGCCGAGGTGCTCGCCACCTGCCTCGCGCTGACCTGGCTGAACCCGCACGTATACCTCGACACCGTGGTGCTGCTCGGCTCTCTGGCCAACGAACACCACGAGCAGCGGTGGCTGTTCGGCGCCGGCGCGGTGGCCGCGAGTGCACTGTGGTTCACCGGCCTGGGCCTGGGCGCGCGCCGACTCGCCGGACTGTTCGCCACGCCGATGACCTGGCGAATCCTCGACGGCATCATCGCGGTGATGATGGTCGCGCTCGGTGTGAGTCTCGCGTTGTCCTGA
- a CDS encoding MFS transporter yields the protein MSITQPASADLQSAVSKFFRRVVPLLIIMLICNQLNRANIGYAQEYLEADVGIGAAAYGFGAGVFFVAYALFELPSNILMEKFGARVWLTRIMISWGLVSAAMMFVQSAEMFYVLRFLLGMAEAGFFPAVIYYMAKWLPDSHRGRATALFIAGSSIAAAISGPLSGPLLSLHGHGGLRGWQWLFLIEGMVSVLVGIVAYFMLNSKIRDARWLTRAEQDALIDAIDVEEAEKAKTSGVEGKGNRWKMLADPKLLLFCWIYFAIQLSIYANTFWLPSIVRRIDGLNDITVGLLSSLPWISAVIAMYLSSRVGDYNPSLRRPLLIFALLTAAVGTYLAAITSPLLALFFLCIAAMGFKSASPLFWSIPQSSMHPLVLAPAIAIINSLGNLGGFVAPFGFGLIKQATGTVTWGLYALAAASLIAAGSVLLVRKKSVDVTDYLFPKPTPAQKTSH from the coding sequence GTGTCGATCACCCAGCCCGCGTCCGCCGACTTGCAGTCGGCCGTGTCGAAATTCTTCCGGCGCGTGGTACCGCTGCTGATCATCATGCTGATCTGCAATCAGCTCAACCGCGCCAACATCGGGTATGCCCAGGAATACCTTGAGGCCGACGTCGGTATCGGTGCTGCCGCTTACGGTTTCGGGGCCGGTGTGTTCTTCGTGGCCTACGCACTGTTCGAGCTTCCGAGCAACATCCTGATGGAGAAGTTCGGCGCCCGGGTCTGGCTGACTCGGATCATGATCAGCTGGGGCCTGGTGTCCGCCGCCATGATGTTCGTCCAGAGCGCAGAAATGTTCTACGTCCTGCGTTTCCTGCTCGGCATGGCCGAGGCCGGGTTCTTCCCCGCGGTCATCTACTACATGGCCAAGTGGCTGCCCGACAGCCACCGGGGACGGGCAACGGCGTTGTTCATCGCCGGCTCCTCTATCGCCGCGGCGATCTCGGGTCCGCTGTCCGGCCCCCTGCTGTCCCTGCACGGCCACGGCGGCCTGCGCGGATGGCAGTGGCTGTTCCTCATCGAGGGCATGGTGTCCGTGCTTGTCGGCATCGTCGCGTACTTCATGCTCAACTCGAAGATCCGCGATGCCAGGTGGCTGACCCGCGCCGAACAGGACGCCCTCATCGACGCGATCGACGTCGAAGAGGCCGAGAAGGCGAAGACGTCCGGCGTCGAGGGAAAGGGCAACCGCTGGAAGATGCTGGCGGACCCCAAGCTGCTGCTGTTCTGCTGGATCTACTTCGCCATCCAGCTGTCGATCTACGCCAACACCTTCTGGCTGCCATCCATCGTCCGACGCATCGACGGCCTCAACGACATCACGGTCGGCCTGCTGTCGAGCCTGCCGTGGATCAGCGCCGTCATCGCGATGTACCTGTCCTCACGCGTCGGCGACTACAACCCCTCACTGCGCCGCCCCCTGCTGATCTTCGCCCTCCTCACGGCTGCCGTCGGCACCTACCTGGCGGCGATCACCTCACCGTTGCTGGCGCTGTTCTTCCTGTGCATCGCGGCGATGGGTTTCAAGAGTGCCAGCCCACTGTTCTGGTCTATCCCCCAATCCTCCATGCACCCACTGGTATTGGCACCCGCGATCGCGATCATCAACTCACTGGGCAATCTGGGCGGGTTCGTCGCACCCTTCGGCTTCGGCCTCATCAAACAGGCCACCGGCACCGTCACGTGGGGACTGTATGCGCTGGCCGCGGCCAGCCTGATCGCCGCCGGTTCTGTCCTGCTCGTCCGGAAGAAGTCCGTCGACGTCACCGACTACCTCTTCCCCAAGCCGACACCGGCGCAGAAGACCTCGCACTGA
- a CDS encoding crotonase/enoyl-CoA hydratase family protein: protein MDFTTIRHELDDGILTVVLDRPENLNAFTVEMADELEQTFVGVNDDDAVRAVIVTGEGRAFCAGMDLSSEGNVFGLDESKSPSLADMADLDNPELRRVRDTGGRVTLAIYACRKPVIAAINGAAVGIGATMTLAMDARLMSTKARFGLVFGKLGITPEACSTWFLPRIVGMPTALDLVYRSDILTADAAREIGLAQAVHEPDALIAEARVLADAWTRDRSPVSVALMRQMLYRNAAEPHPVDAHRVDSLAMFYTSVGDGHDGVRAFLEKRAPDFTGRASEMPPFYEEWTAGDDRPR from the coding sequence GTGGACTTCACGACGATCCGGCACGAGCTCGACGACGGGATCCTCACCGTCGTCCTCGACCGCCCGGAGAACCTCAATGCCTTCACCGTCGAGATGGCCGATGAGCTGGAGCAGACCTTCGTGGGGGTCAACGACGACGACGCGGTCCGCGCGGTGATCGTGACCGGCGAGGGCCGGGCGTTCTGCGCCGGGATGGACCTGTCGAGCGAGGGCAATGTGTTCGGCCTCGACGAGTCGAAGTCGCCCAGCCTGGCCGATATGGCCGACCTCGACAATCCCGAGTTGCGGCGGGTCCGGGACACCGGTGGCCGGGTGACGCTGGCGATCTACGCCTGCCGCAAGCCGGTGATCGCCGCCATCAACGGAGCCGCAGTCGGGATCGGCGCGACGATGACGCTGGCGATGGACGCCCGGCTGATGTCGACGAAGGCGCGCTTCGGGCTGGTCTTCGGCAAGCTCGGTATCACCCCGGAGGCGTGTTCCACCTGGTTCCTGCCCCGGATCGTCGGTATGCCAACGGCTTTGGACCTGGTGTACCGGTCGGACATTCTCACCGCCGACGCCGCTCGTGAGATCGGGCTGGCACAGGCCGTCCACGAACCGGACGCACTGATCGCCGAGGCACGGGTGCTGGCCGACGCGTGGACGCGCGACCGCTCACCAGTGTCGGTAGCCCTCATGCGGCAGATGCTCTACCGGAATGCCGCCGAGCCGCACCCGGTCGACGCACACCGGGTGGACTCGCTGGCGATGTTCTACACGAGCGTCGGCGACGGCCACGACGGCGTGCGGGCCTTCCTCGAGAAACGCGCCCCGGACTTCACCGGCCGGGCGTCCGAGATGCCGCCGTTCTATGAGGAGTGGACCGCCGGCGACGATCGACCACGATGA
- a CDS encoding alpha/beta fold hydrolase, with the protein MFRRESSPAPHPLANAPAWFTSALEQTPVHSTIDVDGCSIHVRTWGDPANPPLVFVHGGGAHSGWWDHIAPFFTRTHRVIAPDLSGHGDSGTRTEYALATWAREVLAASDASGSSARPTIVGHSMGGWVGASAATRYGAQIDSILVIDSPLRDRAPEKVRLRTRRDSAGYPSEDEILARFRAVPKQDVTLPYIGHHIATESIRKTDAGWVWKFDPAIFGGQLLDETPADEELLENTFARIPCRVGYLRCESGVVPPPMADQIRSMLQLRGPFVELADAGHHPMLDQPLPLVATIRTLLEFWSIT; encoded by the coding sequence ATGTTCCGGCGCGAATCCTCCCCGGCCCCGCACCCCCTTGCGAACGCTCCGGCGTGGTTCACCTCCGCGCTGGAACAGACGCCAGTGCACTCGACCATCGACGTCGACGGCTGCTCCATCCATGTCCGCACCTGGGGCGACCCGGCCAATCCTCCGCTGGTGTTCGTCCACGGTGGCGGGGCCCACTCCGGCTGGTGGGATCACATCGCACCGTTTTTCACTCGCACCCATCGAGTCATCGCGCCGGACCTCAGCGGGCACGGCGACAGCGGAACCCGCACCGAATACGCCCTTGCGACCTGGGCCCGCGAGGTCCTCGCCGCATCCGACGCCTCCGGATCCTCAGCGCGACCCACGATCGTCGGCCACAGCATGGGCGGCTGGGTCGGCGCCTCGGCCGCCACACGCTACGGCGCTCAGATCGACAGCATCCTGGTCATCGATTCGCCGCTGCGCGATCGCGCACCTGAAAAGGTCCGATTGCGCACCCGCCGCGACAGCGCCGGATACCCGAGCGAAGACGAGATCCTGGCCCGGTTCCGGGCGGTGCCGAAACAGGACGTGACACTTCCCTACATCGGTCACCACATCGCCACCGAATCCATCCGCAAAACCGACGCCGGCTGGGTGTGGAAGTTCGACCCGGCCATCTTCGGCGGCCAACTCCTCGACGAGACACCCGCCGATGAAGAGCTGTTGGAGAACACGTTTGCCCGAATCCCTTGCCGGGTCGGGTATTTACGGTGCGAGAGTGGGGTGGTCCCGCCCCCGATGGCCGATCAGATCCGCTCGATGCTGCAACTCCGCGGGCCATTCGTCGAACTCGCCGACGCCGGCCACCATCCGATGCTGGATCAACCCCTGCCGTTGGTGGCGACCATCCGCACCCTGCTGGAGTTCTGGTCGATTACCTGA
- a CDS encoding amidase — MDFDEYRAHDATSLAKLIADKQVSAAELLATARERAAAVNPKINAIVRDVPASPSDDLTGPFAGVPFLIKDLAQDYAGLPTSAGSRALKSLIVPEHATVVQRWIDAGLVIFGKTNTPEFGAKGITEPDAWGPARNPWDLGRSPGGSSGGSAAAVAAGIVPCAGANDGGGSIRIPAASCGLVGLKPGRGLTPSGPAVGESMHGAAVQGVVSRTVRDTAAMLDVLSGGEPFGPYVPGLPAESFASCVGADPGKLRIGLRVPTAINPAPHREAFAAVEATAAALTELGHHVEELPQAPFDDAALARDFLLTWFVYSAWELAEAKRLTGAGDDAFERDTLIMAAIGRSTSSVDYLDAVQRRHEHTRRLSTFFESYDLLLTPTLATLPPRIGEFDLPIGLQRAADALIKTRTASLLRYTKIVDDMVDKNLGWVPYTQLANITGRPAISLPLHWTAEGLPLGVQFVAPLAGEALLLKLAAQLEQAMPWAGRLAPVGTDALSV; from the coding sequence ATGGACTTCGACGAGTACCGGGCGCACGACGCCACATCCTTGGCGAAACTGATTGCCGACAAGCAGGTTTCGGCGGCCGAGCTGCTCGCCACCGCCCGGGAGCGGGCGGCGGCGGTCAACCCGAAGATCAACGCCATCGTGCGCGACGTTCCGGCGTCGCCGTCGGACGATCTGACCGGTCCGTTCGCCGGGGTCCCGTTCCTGATCAAGGATCTTGCGCAGGACTACGCGGGGCTGCCCACCTCGGCCGGTTCACGTGCGCTGAAGTCGCTGATCGTCCCCGAGCACGCCACGGTGGTACAGCGCTGGATCGACGCGGGCCTGGTCATCTTCGGGAAAACCAATACGCCTGAGTTCGGCGCGAAGGGGATAACCGAGCCGGACGCGTGGGGGCCGGCCCGCAACCCCTGGGACCTGGGACGGTCGCCGGGCGGCAGTTCGGGCGGGTCTGCGGCGGCCGTTGCTGCGGGCATCGTGCCCTGCGCCGGCGCCAACGACGGCGGCGGTTCGATTCGCATTCCGGCGGCGAGCTGTGGACTTGTGGGGCTGAAACCGGGCCGTGGGCTGACGCCGTCGGGTCCGGCGGTCGGGGAATCCATGCACGGCGCGGCTGTCCAGGGCGTCGTCTCGCGCACGGTGCGCGACACCGCGGCGATGCTCGATGTCCTCAGCGGTGGCGAGCCCTTTGGGCCGTACGTGCCGGGCCTGCCCGCCGAGTCGTTCGCGTCGTGCGTGGGGGCGGACCCGGGGAAGCTGCGGATCGGGCTGCGCGTGCCGACGGCGATCAACCCGGCGCCGCACCGCGAGGCGTTCGCGGCCGTCGAGGCCACCGCTGCCGCGCTGACCGAGCTCGGCCACCATGTCGAGGAACTCCCGCAGGCGCCGTTCGACGACGCCGCACTGGCCCGCGACTTCCTGCTGACCTGGTTCGTCTACAGCGCATGGGAACTCGCCGAGGCCAAGCGGCTGACCGGAGCAGGTGACGACGCGTTCGAACGAGACACGCTCATCATGGCGGCGATCGGACGATCCACCAGCAGCGTCGACTACCTGGACGCGGTGCAGCGGCGCCACGAACACACGCGGCGGCTGAGCACCTTCTTCGAGTCCTACGACCTGCTGTTGACACCCACCTTGGCCACCCTGCCGCCGCGGATCGGTGAGTTCGATCTGCCGATCGGGCTGCAACGGGCTGCGGATGCGCTGATCAAGACCCGGACCGCGAGCCTGTTGCGCTACACCAAGATCGTCGACGACATGGTGGACAAGAACCTCGGCTGGGTGCCCTACACGCAGTTGGCGAACATCACGGGACGCCCGGCGATCTCGCTGCCGCTGCACTGGACGGCCGAAGGTCTGCCCCTCGGCGTCCAGTTCGTCGCACCGCTCGCCGGTGAAGCGCTGCTGCTCAAGCTGGCGGCCCAGCTCGAACAAGCGATGCCCTGGGCCGGCCGGCTCGCCCCGGTCGGTACGGATGCCTTGTCGGTCTAG